One region of Edaphobacter bradus genomic DNA includes:
- a CDS encoding DUF2306 domain-containing protein, translating to MDAIFASRAALTLAHILPAMAFVLVAPFLFLRRFAGAAWPRHLIYPLGIIVGLTAYAMSTYSIGGWTERSAVLLFNSLFLFSLVRAFWCGRANEIVLERRWLTRSVGILLGIATTRPVMGAFFATSRLTHLVPSQFFGVAFWIGFSLNTVAVELWLRSTKPQSQAERNLLIPES from the coding sequence ATGGACGCCATATTTGCTTCTCGCGCTGCGCTCACGCTCGCTCACATCCTTCCGGCGATGGCCTTCGTCTTGGTAGCGCCCTTCCTCTTCCTGCGACGTTTCGCCGGAGCGGCCTGGCCCCGGCACCTGATCTACCCCCTTGGGATCATCGTGGGGCTCACTGCCTACGCGATGAGTACCTACTCTATCGGCGGCTGGACGGAGCGCTCGGCGGTGCTCCTCTTCAATAGTCTTTTTCTCTTCTCGCTCGTGCGAGCATTTTGGTGCGGTCGCGCCAACGAGATCGTCCTTGAGAGGCGCTGGCTTACTCGATCGGTTGGAATCCTGCTGGGCATCGCGACCACGCGCCCGGTGATGGGAGCCTTCTTCGCAACCAGCCGCCTTACCCATCTGGTTCCGAGCCAGTTCTTCGGCGTGGCCTTCTGGATAGGCTTCTCTCTCAATACAGTGGCTGTTGAACTCTGGCTACGCTCCACGAAACCTCAATCGCAAGCTGAACGCAACCTCCTGATCCCAGAGAGCTGA
- a CDS encoding GGDEF domain-containing protein has product MNVNLLPDLAALAALLAVLHFLRRRHPQERVGLWIIGLLFIFLEAIAHTLYADRGPRHMPSHIVALDSYLAAGIIFLWAAARPLYSRRSTLIYLLANTPPLALLLTIYGLDLRTQPVYRIVIICGQLVGVLSPFLIARTVRLRAAWWLIVTQLLIWTPLWFSVASRNYRETAYFPLFVVYLATGVVFQLSLPRRSLGKICIVAGFTLWALVFLFHSWVAARPQYTDFAAQIWNMQKFLVTIGMLLVLLELQVSSNEWYAFHDQLTGLPNRRLFEDRLAQSLDDSARSGTRTALIMLDLNGFKQINDSLGHDVGDRLLQQVAHSLRHAIREPDTLARLGGDEFIIVAGNLPAAVPAEQIVEASARRIEGALRRSFYAAGYELAVSGSVGVAIYPDDTTDEVLLRRLADQRMYSQKRQVPLQFEPELQL; this is encoded by the coding sequence ATGAACGTCAATCTGCTGCCCGATCTGGCCGCCCTGGCCGCGCTTCTTGCGGTCCTGCACTTTCTGCGCCGTCGCCACCCGCAGGAGCGCGTCGGTCTGTGGATCATCGGCCTGCTCTTCATCTTTCTCGAAGCCATCGCTCACACCCTCTATGCGGATCGTGGACCGAGGCACATGCCCTCGCATATCGTCGCGCTGGATTCCTACCTCGCCGCAGGCATCATCTTTCTCTGGGCAGCGGCCAGGCCCCTCTATTCTCGGCGTTCGACGCTGATCTATCTGCTCGCGAACACACCCCCTCTGGCGCTTCTCCTCACGATCTATGGGCTCGATCTGCGAACACAGCCGGTCTACCGCATCGTCATCATCTGCGGCCAGCTTGTTGGCGTGCTCTCCCCGTTCCTGATCGCGCGCACCGTCAGGCTCCGGGCTGCCTGGTGGCTCATCGTCACGCAGCTTCTGATCTGGACCCCGTTATGGTTTTCGGTCGCCTCGCGCAACTATCGCGAAACGGCCTACTTTCCACTCTTCGTCGTCTATCTCGCGACCGGTGTGGTCTTTCAGCTCAGCCTGCCGCGAAGAAGCCTCGGCAAGATCTGCATCGTTGCCGGCTTCACCCTCTGGGCGCTCGTCTTCCTCTTCCACTCCTGGGTCGCCGCCCGTCCTCAGTACACCGATTTCGCCGCCCAGATCTGGAACATGCAGAAGTTTCTCGTCACCATCGGAATGCTTCTCGTGCTGCTCGAGCTTCAGGTCTCCAGCAACGAGTGGTACGCCTTCCACGACCAGCTCACCGGCCTTCCCAACCGACGCCTGTTTGAAGACCGCCTCGCTCAATCTCTCGACGACTCAGCACGAAGCGGAACCCGCACCGCGCTCATCATGCTCGACCTGAACGGCTTCAAACAGATCAACGACTCGCTCGGCCACGACGTTGGCGACCGTCTGTTGCAGCAGGTCGCTCACAGCCTGCGCCACGCCATCCGCGAGCCCGACACGCTCGCCCGTCTCGGTGGCGACGAGTTCATCATCGTCGCCGGCAACCTCCCTGCCGCTGTCCCCGCCGAGCAGATCGTCGAGGCCAGCGCACGCCGCATCGAAGGTGCCCTTCGCAGGTCCTTCTACGCTGCCGGATACGAACTCGCTGTGAGCGGCAGCGTCGGCGTCGCCATCTACCCGGACGACACCACCGACGAGGTCCTGCTCCGCCGCCTCGCCGACCAGCGGATGTACTCCCAGAAGCGCCAGGTTCCGCTCCAGTTCGAGCCTGAGCTTCAGCTCTGA
- a CDS encoding aldo/keto reductase — translation MTTTAAVNAKASGTFVIGSDLTVNRLGYGAMRITGDGIWGEPKDPETAKKVLRRAVELGVNFIDTADSYGPDVSERLIGEALAPYAKGVVIATKGGLTRQGPNKWLPVGRPEYLQQQVEMSLRRLKLERIDLWQLHRIDPKVPVEESLGIIKKLQEEGKIRHVGLSEVKPHEIDQARKIVDVVSVQNLYNLGDRQHEDVVEYCAKHKIAFIPWFPVAAGKLAKAGGKLDSAAKRHGATVSQLSLAWLLHRSPVMLPIPGTSSVKHLEENIAAAGVKLSTAEWKEIEDSAK, via the coding sequence ATGACAACCACTGCGGCTGTAAATGCGAAGGCAAGCGGAACATTTGTGATTGGCAGCGATCTGACCGTCAACCGTCTGGGCTACGGTGCGATGCGGATCACCGGCGATGGAATCTGGGGCGAGCCCAAAGACCCCGAAACCGCGAAGAAGGTCCTGCGGCGCGCAGTTGAGCTGGGCGTGAACTTCATCGACACGGCAGACTCCTACGGTCCCGATGTGAGCGAGCGGCTGATTGGCGAGGCGCTGGCTCCGTACGCGAAGGGCGTCGTCATCGCGACCAAGGGCGGGCTGACGCGACAGGGGCCAAACAAGTGGCTTCCGGTGGGCAGGCCGGAGTATCTGCAGCAGCAAGTCGAGATGAGCCTGCGCCGGTTGAAGCTGGAGCGGATCGACCTGTGGCAACTCCATCGCATCGACCCAAAGGTTCCCGTCGAGGAGTCACTGGGCATTATCAAAAAGCTCCAGGAGGAGGGCAAGATACGGCACGTTGGGCTGAGCGAGGTGAAGCCGCACGAGATCGACCAGGCCCGGAAGATCGTCGATGTCGTGAGCGTGCAGAACCTCTACAACCTCGGCGACAGGCAGCATGAGGACGTCGTCGAGTACTGCGCGAAGCACAAGATCGCATTCATCCCATGGTTCCCGGTTGCGGCAGGCAAGCTGGCAAAGGCCGGCGGCAAGCTGGATTCCGCGGCGAAGCGGCACGGCGCGACGGTCTCGCAGCTCTCGCTGGCGTGGCTGCTGCACCGGTCGCCTGTGATGCTGCCGATTCCCGGAACATCCTCCGTAAAGCATCTGGAAGAGAACATCGCCGCTGCTGGGGTGAAGCTGAGCACCGCCGAGTGGAAGGAGATCGAGGACTCCGCGAAGTAA
- a CDS encoding 2-hydroxyacid dehydrogenase, translating to MLAEELTKDFPRGIELVRIPRHGDKVIDVDFWILTFAHRSAKQTFARLRGVKVVQSLMAGVDWILPWLPKNVVLCNGRGIHDISTSEWVVAAILSSLKRFPHFRDTQMKHEWAGQAAVRDDFLSESGAQMGQYRVLGEDLADKTVLIVGYGSIGAAIEARLAPFGVRIVRVARGARNSPEVHAIAELDGLLGEADIVVTIVPLTAETRGMIGASQIARMKHRALLVNAARGPVVQTDALVEALYGHRIRAAMDVTDPEPLPPGHPLWSAPNCFITPHVGGSTPEFIRRGYRFAAAQVGRFIAGEPLQNVVNDAGY from the coding sequence ATGTTGGCAGAAGAACTTACAAAGGACTTTCCCAGGGGAATAGAGCTCGTAAGGATTCCGCGGCACGGCGACAAGGTGATCGACGTTGATTTCTGGATTCTGACCTTTGCCCACAGGAGTGCCAAACAGACCTTTGCCCGGCTGCGCGGAGTAAAGGTCGTGCAGTCTCTGATGGCCGGTGTGGACTGGATCCTGCCCTGGCTTCCGAAGAACGTAGTGCTGTGCAACGGGCGCGGAATCCATGACATTTCGACCTCGGAGTGGGTGGTGGCGGCCATCCTGTCCTCGCTCAAGAGGTTTCCGCACTTCCGTGATACCCAGATGAAGCACGAATGGGCGGGCCAGGCCGCGGTCCGTGATGACTTCCTGAGCGAGAGCGGGGCGCAGATGGGGCAGTACCGGGTGTTGGGCGAAGACCTTGCCGACAAGACCGTGCTGATTGTCGGGTATGGATCGATCGGCGCGGCCATCGAGGCACGGCTGGCTCCGTTCGGCGTGAGGATCGTGAGGGTGGCGCGCGGCGCGAGGAACTCGCCTGAGGTGCATGCGATTGCAGAGCTGGATGGCCTGCTGGGCGAGGCCGATATCGTGGTGACGATCGTTCCGCTGACGGCGGAGACGCGCGGGATGATTGGAGCCAGCCAGATCGCACGCATGAAGCACCGCGCACTGCTGGTGAATGCGGCACGCGGGCCTGTGGTCCAGACGGACGCGCTGGTGGAGGCGCTTTATGGGCATCGCATCCGCGCGGCCATGGACGTGACCGATCCGGAGCCGTTGCCGCCGGGGCATCCCTTGTGGTCTGCGCCGAACTGTTTCATTACGCCGCACGTCGGAGGATCAACACCCGAGTTTATTCGTCGGGGATACCGGTTCGCGGCGGCGCAGGTAGGGCGATTTATCGCCGGGGAACCGCTGCAGAATGTAGTGAACGACGCTGGCTACTGA
- a CDS encoding sodium:solute symporter family protein: protein MNLYAAVIAVIVLTLLSVSLARLGKVKTKADYLVAGRTLPAFVLIFTLLSSWIGSGSLLGGAENAYKHGFVALWQAGGGWAGLLLIYFIAPRARKFAQFTIPDLLEARYNQTARVLGVIAILLTYTAITSYQFIGGGDILHLIFPEVISPLLGRYILAAFVIVFTAIAGMSSVAYMDLFIGLLATTTMCLALPILVHHAGGWSAVHAALPATHFQLLGDLSFIKCLELFLPTCLLLLGNQSMYQKFFSAKSEKDARRAVVGWIFGTVILETVIVAIAVTGSTLFPNGEVSKAPREILAYCGLHGFEPAATTIVLGANGQVASVTPAAAVSTTSVYLLRLLGALLMGAIFAKIISTANNYLFSPATNLVNDIYVRYVSPEASNKKILIVSRLTVVLLGIWALFQSLGTESVLKKALYAYTIYAAALTPVILAAFFWRRATAAAAVASVAVGTAVTVAWDTVAPHLPPSIGQRDAIFPALIASLLCLFLVSLFTTPPSPRQLEPFGEA, encoded by the coding sequence ATGAACCTCTACGCAGCCGTCATCGCCGTCATCGTTCTCACTCTGCTCAGCGTCTCGCTTGCCCGCCTCGGCAAGGTCAAGACCAAGGCCGACTATCTGGTCGCCGGGCGCACACTTCCCGCCTTCGTGCTCATCTTCACGCTGCTCTCAAGCTGGATCGGCTCCGGCTCTCTGCTCGGCGGCGCGGAGAACGCCTACAAGCACGGCTTCGTGGCGTTGTGGCAGGCGGGCGGAGGCTGGGCCGGGCTGCTGCTCATCTACTTCATCGCGCCGCGGGCCCGCAAGTTCGCGCAGTTCACCATCCCCGACCTACTCGAAGCGCGTTATAACCAGACCGCGCGCGTGCTCGGCGTGATTGCGATTCTGCTCACCTACACGGCGATCACGAGCTATCAGTTCATCGGCGGCGGCGACATCCTTCACCTCATCTTTCCCGAAGTTATCTCGCCCCTCCTTGGGCGCTACATCCTCGCGGCCTTCGTGATCGTCTTCACCGCCATCGCCGGTATGTCATCTGTGGCCTACATGGACCTGTTCATCGGGTTGCTCGCAACCACCACCATGTGCCTTGCGCTGCCGATCCTCGTTCACCACGCCGGAGGCTGGTCCGCCGTTCACGCCGCGCTGCCTGCCACACACTTTCAGCTTCTTGGCGATCTCTCCTTCATCAAGTGCCTCGAACTCTTCCTGCCTACCTGCCTTCTGCTGCTCGGCAACCAGTCCATGTACCAGAAGTTCTTCTCGGCCAAGTCCGAGAAGGACGCCAGACGCGCAGTCGTCGGCTGGATCTTCGGCACCGTCATCCTCGAGACTGTGATCGTCGCCATCGCGGTCACTGGTTCCACGCTCTTTCCCAACGGCGAGGTCAGCAAAGCTCCGCGCGAGATCCTCGCCTACTGCGGTCTGCACGGCTTTGAGCCTGCCGCGACGACCATCGTCCTGGGAGCCAATGGCCAGGTTGCCAGCGTTACCCCAGCCGCCGCGGTCTCCACTACCTCCGTCTATCTTCTTCGTCTCCTCGGCGCGCTTCTCATGGGAGCGATCTTCGCCAAGATCATCTCCACCGCAAACAACTACCTCTTCTCTCCTGCGACCAATCTCGTCAACGATATTTACGTCCGCTATGTGTCGCCTGAGGCTTCGAACAAAAAGATTCTCATCGTCAGCCGGTTGACGGTGGTTCTCCTCGGCATCTGGGCGCTCTTTCAGTCGCTGGGGACCGAGTCTGTACTCAAGAAGGCGCTCTACGCCTACACGATCTACGCCGCCGCGCTCACTCCGGTCATCCTTGCTGCGTTCTTCTGGCGGCGAGCTACTGCGGCCGCCGCTGTCGCGAGCGTCGCCGTTGGCACTGCCGTCACGGTTGCATGGGACACCGTCGCGCCGCACCTTCCGCCGTCCATCGGCCAGCGCGACGCGATCTTTCCTGCGCTGATCGCATCGCTGCTGTGTCTCTTCCTCGTCAGTCTCTTCACCACGCCGCCCTCGCCCCGGCAGCTTGAGCCATTCGGGGAAGCCTAG
- a CDS encoding NAD(P)/FAD-dependent oxidoreductase, which translates to MGVAAVTGVNARKRVLILGGGFAGLFAAEEAARLPVDITLIDRKNHHTFQPLLYQVALAVLSPAEIAQPIRSVLHDHPNIEVLMDEAVGFDLAQRRVELKTGTRLDYDYLIVATGATHSYFGRDEWAKLAPGLKSIEDAIEIRRRVLLAFELAERQMQESGTHPPLNFIVVGGGPTGVELAGAIMDIAKLYMTKDFRHIDPSTAKVEILEGSPYLLGAYPPDLQKKAVEQLNALGVEVRTGAQVTDVQPGYVMVGNERIDAAVTLWAAGVEASPLGKLLGVPTDRRGCVIVDQFLNPPGHPEIFICGDLAHVEENGKQVPGVAQPAMQMGTYAAKRIGRLVTRDARGDSVGLNQPFHYFDKGDMATIGRKAAVARIKWPFHADWSGFPAWITWLFVHVFFLIGFRNRLTVFSQWAWTYLTLSDGARLITGSQELPGWEEKPGSDQGSSAQKPADIAVPKA; encoded by the coding sequence ATGGGAGTTGCAGCGGTGACAGGCGTCAACGCGCGCAAGCGTGTCCTAATCCTCGGCGGCGGGTTTGCTGGGCTCTTCGCGGCGGAAGAGGCCGCCAGACTTCCCGTCGACATCACACTCATCGATCGCAAGAACCATCACACCTTCCAGCCGCTGCTCTACCAGGTCGCGCTCGCCGTGCTCTCACCGGCAGAGATTGCGCAGCCGATCCGCTCCGTCCTCCACGATCACCCGAACATCGAGGTACTGATGGACGAGGCGGTAGGGTTCGACCTTGCGCAGCGGCGAGTCGAACTCAAGACCGGCACGCGGTTGGACTACGACTATCTCATTGTCGCCACCGGCGCTACACACTCCTACTTCGGCCGCGACGAGTGGGCGAAGCTCGCCCCCGGCCTCAAGTCCATCGAAGACGCAATCGAGATCCGTCGCCGCGTGCTGCTCGCCTTCGAGCTTGCCGAGCGCCAGATGCAGGAGAGCGGCACGCACCCTCCTCTGAACTTCATCGTCGTCGGCGGCGGGCCTACCGGAGTCGAACTCGCCGGAGCGATCATGGACATCGCCAAGCTTTATATGACGAAGGACTTTCGCCACATCGATCCTTCGACCGCGAAGGTGGAGATTCTCGAAGGCTCGCCCTACCTTCTTGGGGCCTATCCACCCGACCTGCAGAAGAAGGCCGTCGAGCAGCTCAACGCACTGGGTGTCGAGGTTCGTACCGGAGCACAAGTCACGGATGTCCAGCCCGGTTACGTCATGGTCGGCAACGAGCGCATCGATGCGGCGGTCACGCTGTGGGCGGCGGGGGTGGAAGCCTCACCGCTCGGAAAGCTGCTCGGCGTCCCTACGGATAGGCGCGGCTGCGTCATCGTCGATCAGTTCCTCAACCCTCCCGGCCACCCAGAGATCTTCATCTGCGGCGACCTGGCCCACGTCGAGGAGAACGGCAAGCAGGTTCCCGGGGTCGCCCAACCCGCGATGCAGATGGGAACCTATGCGGCCAAACGCATCGGCCGTCTCGTCACGCGCGATGCGAGAGGTGACAGCGTCGGCCTCAATCAGCCCTTCCATTACTTCGACAAGGGTGATATGGCCACCATCGGGCGCAAGGCCGCGGTCGCCAGGATCAAGTGGCCCTTCCATGCTGACTGGAGCGGGTTCCCGGCGTGGATCACCTGGCTGTTCGTCCACGTCTTCTTCCTAATCGGCTTCCGCAACCGTCTCACGGTCTTTAGCCAATGGGCGTGGACCTACCTTACCTTGAGCGACGGAGCGCGCCTCATTACCGGCTCGCAGGAGCTTCCGGGATGGGAGGAGAAGCCTGGTTCGGACCAGGGTTCCTCGGCGCAGAAGCCAGCGGATATCGCTGTTCCCAAGGCATAA
- a CDS encoding MBL fold metallo-hydrolase, with protein sequence MAKVLRRRPFVVTKMGQLWRLVRESHENPITGVSRPPRRVNADELGVTFIGHSSFLLQLDGRNLLVDPVLSKRLILLRRQRRPGVIAEQMPAIDVVLVTHAHMDHLDFASLRKVVRVTRRLRGHAPEIVVPRGVEDLVAGLGFARVREMEWWQQTEVKGLAVTMTPCRHWGARLFSDTHRGYGGYVVEAAGHSVYHSGDTAYFDGFTEIGQRLRPQVALLPIGAYFPDSYRAVHTSPEEAVRAFVEVGAQWMVPMHFGTFRLGREPMDEPVQRLTAEAARLNVGNRVKVLEEGETLRLSPETGIS encoded by the coding sequence ATGGCTAAGGTATTGCGACGCAGACCGTTCGTTGTGACAAAGATGGGACAGCTCTGGCGACTGGTGCGCGAGAGCCACGAGAATCCGATTACCGGCGTCTCCCGGCCTCCCCGACGGGTCAACGCCGATGAGCTCGGCGTAACGTTCATCGGGCACTCGTCGTTTCTGCTGCAGTTGGACGGCAGAAACCTGCTCGTCGATCCCGTCCTCTCGAAGCGATTGATTCTGCTGCGCCGGCAGCGCAGGCCGGGCGTGATTGCCGAGCAGATGCCCGCGATCGATGTCGTCCTCGTGACGCACGCACACATGGATCACCTGGACTTCGCCTCGCTGCGCAAGGTGGTGCGGGTGACGCGGCGGCTGCGAGGCCATGCGCCTGAGATCGTCGTGCCCAGAGGTGTGGAAGACCTCGTCGCGGGACTGGGCTTCGCCAGAGTGCGCGAGATGGAGTGGTGGCAGCAGACCGAAGTGAAGGGACTCGCGGTGACGATGACTCCCTGCCGGCATTGGGGCGCGCGCCTCTTCAGCGACACGCACCGCGGCTACGGTGGCTATGTCGTTGAAGCCGCTGGACACTCCGTGTATCACTCCGGCGATACAGCATACTTTGACGGCTTCACCGAGATCGGCCAAAGGCTGCGTCCGCAGGTCGCGTTGCTGCCCATCGGGGCATACTTTCCGGATAGTTACCGTGCAGTCCACACAAGTCCTGAAGAGGCTGTGCGGGCTTTTGTCGAAGTTGGCGCACAGTGGATGGTTCCGATGCACTTTGGAACCTTCCGCCTTGGCCGCGAACCGATGGACGAGCCTGTACAGCGGCTGACGGCCGAGGCGGCGCGGCTGAATGTCGGTAACCGGGTAAAAGTTCTCGAAGAGGGCGAGACGCTGCGCCTTTCTCCCGAGACCGGCATCTCATGA
- a CDS encoding TetR/AcrR family transcriptional regulator encodes MENEAVPCKRPYSLGKRLEGSDNRRARILAAARAQLRSGGLPNLRLEALARESEVTRQTVHNLFRTKSGVVEALFDQMARSGGMEQMRLVMQHSDPAAMLTGFVRVFTGFWRKDRLLIRRIHGIAAVDPEFGDAVEARNQRRRMASRRVVEVLRGGDSDDKERKAAILYALTSFEFFDALAEASGSEEAAAATVLDMVKETVDAERQPDV; translated from the coding sequence ATGGAGAATGAAGCTGTTCCGTGCAAGCGGCCTTACTCGCTAGGCAAGCGGCTTGAAGGGTCTGATAACCGGAGGGCGAGGATTCTGGCAGCGGCGCGGGCACAACTAAGGTCCGGCGGCCTGCCTAATCTAAGGCTGGAGGCGTTGGCGCGGGAGAGCGAGGTTACCCGGCAAACGGTCCATAACCTCTTTAGAACCAAATCGGGAGTCGTCGAGGCTCTGTTCGACCAGATGGCCAGGAGCGGCGGTATGGAGCAGATGCGGCTGGTAATGCAACACTCCGATCCTGCGGCGATGCTTACGGGGTTTGTGAGGGTCTTTACGGGCTTCTGGCGAAAGGATCGTCTGCTGATTCGGCGAATCCACGGGATAGCTGCAGTCGATCCTGAGTTCGGAGACGCAGTCGAGGCGCGCAACCAGCGCCGAAGGATGGCGTCGCGTCGGGTTGTCGAGGTGCTTCGTGGCGGGGACTCGGATGACAAGGAGCGAAAAGCCGCGATCCTCTATGCCCTCACCTCATTCGAGTTCTTCGACGCCCTTGCAGAGGCCAGTGGAAGCGAAGAAGCGGCCGCCGCGACCGTGCTCGATATGGTCAAGGAGACAGTTGATGCCGAACGCC